A portion of the Burkholderia pseudomultivorans genome contains these proteins:
- a CDS encoding glutathione S-transferase family protein — protein MKLYYWPKTRAFRALWMLEEIGAVYELVPIDLRSHEQGSDAFIQVNPMAKLPALDDSGGAPFAESGAVLLYLADRCPDAGLGIAPDDPLRGRFLQWMFFTPTCLEPAMAEKFTGASGNPVAFGWGNIARVQRALAQTLAHSPWLVGDHFTAADLLLASTLKIAFDAHLLPHEGVLGDYVARAEDRDGYRRAAAIEQREAARLLHA, from the coding sequence ATGAAGCTCTACTACTGGCCGAAAACCCGGGCGTTCCGGGCGCTGTGGATGCTCGAGGAGATTGGCGCCGTCTACGAGCTCGTGCCGATCGACCTGCGCTCGCACGAACAGGGCAGCGACGCGTTCATCCAGGTCAACCCGATGGCCAAGCTGCCCGCGCTCGACGACAGCGGCGGCGCACCGTTCGCCGAATCGGGCGCCGTGCTGCTTTATCTGGCCGACCGCTGCCCGGATGCCGGGCTCGGCATCGCGCCCGACGATCCGCTGCGCGGCCGCTTCCTGCAGTGGATGTTCTTCACGCCGACCTGCCTCGAACCGGCGATGGCCGAGAAATTCACCGGCGCGTCGGGCAACCCGGTCGCATTCGGCTGGGGCAACATCGCGCGCGTGCAGCGCGCACTCGCGCAGACGCTCGCCCATAGCCCCTGGCTCGTCGGCGACCACTTCACCGCGGCCGACCTGCTGCTCGCCAGCACGTTGAAGATTGCGTTCGATGCGCACCTGCTGCCGCACGAAGGCGTGCTCGGCGACTACGTCGCGCGCGCCGAGGATCGCGACGGCTACCGTCGCGCGGCCGCGATCGAACAGCGCGAAGCGGCGCGCCTGCTGCATGCGTGA
- a CDS encoding ion channel: MNVDSSSSASRGRGRKIWSGTRPVIAYGMPPLGWRDLYHRALTVSWPVFFLSLALLFLLLNGGFATLYLLGHAPIANQSPAGFAGAFFFSVETLATVGYGDMHPQTVYAHLVATFEIFVGMSGIALATGLVFARFSRPQAKILFARYAIVRPLNGRMTLMVRAANARQNVIAEARAKLRLMRIEATHEGYTLRKIHDLPLVRSEHPIFLLGWNLMHVIDESSPLFGETPESLAAREASLLLRIEGSDETTAQVMQARHEWTHAQIRWRHRYVDLMHDEDGITHIDYTHFHEVVAVDADTDADGDGGLPGATVVSDGTAQVSPRA, encoded by the coding sequence ATGAACGTCGATTCGTCCTCCTCAGCCTCCCGCGGCCGCGGCCGCAAGATCTGGTCGGGCACGCGCCCGGTGATCGCGTACGGGATGCCGCCGCTCGGCTGGCGCGACCTCTATCACCGCGCGCTGACGGTGAGCTGGCCCGTATTCTTCCTGTCGCTCGCGCTGCTGTTCCTGCTGCTCAACGGCGGCTTCGCGACGCTCTACCTGCTCGGCCATGCGCCGATCGCGAACCAGTCGCCGGCCGGCTTCGCCGGTGCGTTCTTTTTCAGCGTCGAGACGCTCGCAACCGTCGGCTACGGCGACATGCATCCGCAGACCGTCTATGCGCACCTGGTCGCGACGTTCGAGATCTTCGTCGGGATGTCGGGCATCGCGCTGGCCACCGGCCTCGTGTTCGCGCGGTTTTCCCGTCCGCAGGCGAAGATCCTGTTCGCGCGCTACGCGATCGTCCGGCCGCTGAACGGCCGCATGACGCTGATGGTGCGGGCCGCGAATGCGCGCCAGAACGTGATCGCGGAGGCGCGCGCGAAACTGCGGCTGATGCGCATCGAAGCCACGCACGAGGGCTACACGCTGCGCAAGATCCACGACCTGCCGCTCGTGCGCAGCGAGCATCCGATTTTCCTGCTCGGCTGGAACCTGATGCACGTGATCGACGAGTCGAGCCCGCTGTTCGGCGAGACGCCCGAGTCGCTCGCGGCGCGCGAGGCGTCGCTGCTGCTGCGGATCGAGGGTTCGGACGAGACGACCGCGCAAGTGATGCAGGCGCGCCACGAGTGGACGCACGCGCAGATCCGCTGGCGTCACCGCTATGTCGATCTGATGCACGACGAGGACGGCATCACGCATATCGACTACACGCACTTTCACGAGGTCGTCGCGGTCGACGCCGATACGGACGCGGACGGCGACGGCGGGCTGCCGGGCGCGACGGTAGTGTCGGACGGCACGGCGCAGGTTTCGCCGCGCGCCTAG
- a CDS encoding sulfate ABC transporter substrate-binding protein encodes MAGIKGIGRWLHTGAAALVMAATAAHADTSILNVSYDVTRELYKDINASFAAAYKQKTGETVTIKQSHGASSAQALSVLQGLQADVVTMNQPNDIDLLAERGQLLPKDWRARFPDSSSPYSTTMVFLVRKGNPKAIKDWSDLAKPGVQVIIANPKTSGNGRYAYLAAWGYQKLKGATDQQALDFEKAIFRNVPVLDSGGRGATTTFTQRGIGDVLVTFENEVALMDSGASGAEFDAVYPSASILAEPPVAVVDKVVDKKGTRKVAQAYLDYLYTPEAQEIIAQHHLRPRDANVLKKHAAEFKPLKTFSVEQVFGSWANAQKTHFADGGTFDRVIVDRK; translated from the coding sequence ATGGCAGGCATCAAGGGGATCGGCCGCTGGCTGCACACGGGCGCGGCGGCGCTGGTCATGGCGGCGACGGCCGCGCACGCGGACACGTCGATCCTGAACGTGTCGTACGACGTGACGCGCGAGCTGTACAAGGACATCAACGCGAGCTTCGCCGCCGCGTACAAGCAGAAGACCGGCGAGACGGTCACGATCAAGCAGTCGCACGGCGCGTCGAGCGCGCAGGCGCTGTCGGTGCTGCAGGGGCTGCAGGCCGACGTCGTGACGATGAACCAGCCGAACGACATCGACCTGCTCGCCGAGCGCGGCCAGCTGCTGCCGAAGGACTGGCGCGCCCGCTTCCCGGACAGCAGCTCGCCGTACTCGACGACGATGGTGTTCCTCGTGCGCAAGGGCAACCCGAAGGCGATCAAGGACTGGAGCGATCTCGCGAAGCCGGGCGTGCAGGTGATCATCGCGAACCCGAAGACGTCGGGCAACGGCCGCTACGCGTATCTCGCCGCGTGGGGCTATCAGAAGCTGAAGGGCGCGACCGACCAGCAGGCGCTCGATTTCGAGAAGGCGATCTTCCGCAACGTGCCGGTGCTCGACTCGGGCGGCCGGGGCGCGACGACGACGTTTACGCAGCGCGGGATCGGCGACGTGCTCGTCACGTTCGAGAACGAGGTCGCGCTGATGGACAGCGGCGCGTCGGGCGCGGAATTCGACGCCGTGTATCCGTCGGCGAGCATCCTCGCGGAGCCGCCCGTCGCCGTCGTCGACAAGGTCGTCGACAAGAAGGGCACGCGCAAGGTCGCGCAGGCGTATCTCGACTACCTGTACACGCCCGAGGCGCAGGAGATCATCGCGCAGCATCATCTGCGTCCGCGCGACGCGAACGTGCTGAAGAAGCACGCGGCCGAGTTCAAGCCGCTGAAGACGTTCAGCGTCGAGCAGGTCTTCGGCAGCTGGGCGAACGCGCAGAAGACGCACTTCGCCGACGGCGGCACCTTCGATCGCGTGATCGTCGACCGGAAGTAA
- the dapA gene encoding 4-hydroxy-tetrahydrodipicolinate synthase, translated as MQTRFEGIWLPIITPFHHGEVDHAALARLARHYAAAGVAGFVAGATTGEGVLLDAREQDAVFATLRDAVPELPVVVGLTASATHFAAARARELAALRPDGLLVTPPVYVRPTQDGIRRHVETIVDAADLPVLVYNIPYRTGVNVELDTLQALARDARVAGIKECGGTLERMSRLVHDTPLAVFSGDDNQNFAALCAGAHGTIASSAHVLPEWHVRIHALLRDGRLADARRLSVALQPLVAALFAEPNPAPVKAVLAAQGWCKDGLRLPFVPASDALRQRLAAICASLQETGRNVAAA; from the coding sequence ATGCAAACACGTTTCGAAGGTATCTGGCTGCCGATCATCACGCCGTTCCACCACGGCGAAGTCGACCACGCGGCGCTCGCGCGACTCGCGCGCCACTATGCGGCCGCGGGCGTCGCCGGGTTCGTCGCCGGTGCGACGACCGGCGAAGGCGTGCTGCTCGACGCACGCGAGCAGGATGCCGTGTTCGCGACGCTGCGCGACGCGGTGCCGGAACTGCCGGTCGTCGTCGGGCTCACCGCGAGCGCCACGCATTTCGCGGCCGCCCGTGCACGCGAACTCGCCGCGCTGCGCCCCGACGGGCTGCTCGTCACGCCGCCCGTCTACGTGCGGCCGACCCAGGACGGGATTCGCCGCCACGTCGAGACGATCGTCGATGCGGCCGACCTGCCGGTGCTCGTCTACAACATCCCGTACCGCACCGGCGTGAACGTCGAACTCGACACGCTGCAGGCGCTCGCGCGCGATGCGCGCGTCGCCGGCATCAAGGAATGCGGCGGCACACTCGAAAGGATGAGCCGGCTCGTGCACGACACGCCGCTCGCGGTCTTCTCCGGCGACGACAACCAGAACTTCGCAGCACTCTGCGCGGGTGCGCACGGCACGATCGCGAGCAGCGCGCACGTGCTGCCCGAATGGCACGTGCGGATCCATGCACTGCTGCGCGACGGACGGCTCGCCGACGCGCGTCGCCTGTCGGTCGCGCTGCAGCCGCTCGTCGCGGCGCTGTTCGCGGAGCCGAACCCGGCGCCGGTGAAGGCCGTGCTGGCCGCTCAAGGGTGGTGCAAGGACGGCTTGCGGTTGCCGTTCGTGCCGGCGAGCGACGCGTTGCGACAGCGGCTCGCGGCAATCTGCGCGTCACTGCAGGAGACCGGGCGGAACGTCGCGGCGGCTTAG
- a CDS encoding type II toxin-antitoxin system VapC family toxin, protein MRARRLICAADERFVSRASIWEVAIKAGPGKLDVDVDRLSRAIGSSGFRELPVRAAHGAAVRDLPRHHRDPFDRLLVAQARHEPLRLVTADGHLARYGASLVLTV, encoded by the coding sequence ATGCGGGCGCGCAGACTGATTTGCGCGGCTGACGAGCGATTCGTCAGCCGCGCAAGTATCTGGGAAGTCGCCATCAAGGCGGGACCGGGGAAGCTCGATGTCGACGTGGACCGGCTGAGCCGCGCGATCGGCTCGAGCGGGTTCCGCGAACTGCCGGTCCGGGCCGCGCATGGCGCGGCCGTGCGTGATTTGCCGCGGCACCATCGCGATCCTTTCGATCGCCTGCTCGTCGCGCAGGCGCGCCACGAACCCCTGCGGCTCGTCACTGCCGACGGCCATCTCGCGCGGTACGGCGCATCGCTGGTTCTGACGGTTTGA
- a CDS encoding LysR substrate-binding domain-containing protein, translated as MSGFPVAHDDAVRVAADSASARPNFDIAALRSLVAGVDLGSFAKAADRVARSSSAVSAQIRKLEEQAGTPLFVKAGRGLALTDAGDAMLRYARRMIELNDEAAAAVRGMNLDGWVRVGLQEDFGEAILPDVLGRFARAHPKVRIEARVARNADLLDRLDANQLDLALVWGDPASATLVSRAGIDSETVAQVPMRWVGTASWTAGGTAVTSSNASNEADIRATVPAPGEPLPLVVFDRPCRFFGAATDALDRAGVPWRVAFTTPSLAGLWAAAAAGLGLTVRSRYGLPASVRLLDAASLGLPELPSLPLILLRRASSATPTVDQLARIVTQAVRDATNAPLAALAA; from the coding sequence ATGTCCGGATTTCCTGTCGCGCACGACGACGCGGTGCGCGTGGCGGCCGATAGCGCATCGGCACGGCCCAACTTCGACATCGCCGCGCTGCGCAGCCTGGTCGCGGGCGTGGATCTCGGCAGTTTCGCGAAGGCGGCCGATCGCGTCGCGCGCTCGTCGTCGGCGGTGAGCGCGCAGATCCGCAAGCTCGAGGAACAGGCCGGCACGCCGTTGTTCGTGAAAGCCGGGCGCGGGCTCGCACTGACCGACGCCGGCGACGCGATGCTGCGCTATGCGCGGCGGATGATCGAACTGAACGACGAGGCGGCGGCCGCCGTGCGCGGCATGAATCTCGACGGATGGGTGCGGGTCGGCCTGCAGGAGGATTTCGGCGAGGCGATCCTGCCCGACGTGCTCGGGCGTTTTGCGCGCGCGCATCCGAAGGTGAGGATCGAGGCGCGGGTCGCGCGCAATGCCGACCTGCTCGACCGGCTCGATGCGAACCAGCTCGATCTTGCGCTCGTGTGGGGCGATCCGGCGTCGGCGACGCTGGTGTCGCGGGCGGGGATCGACAGCGAGACGGTCGCGCAGGTGCCGATGCGCTGGGTCGGGACGGCCAGCTGGACGGCCGGTGGGACGGCCGTGACGTCATCGAACGCATCGAATGAAGCCGATATTCGCGCGACCGTTCCCGCGCCGGGCGAGCCGCTGCCGCTGGTCGTGTTCGACCGGCCGTGCCGGTTTTTCGGGGCGGCGACGGATGCGCTCGATCGCGCGGGCGTGCCGTGGCGCGTCGCGTTCACGACGCCGAGCCTTGCCGGGCTATGGGCGGCCGCTGCGGCCGGCCTCGGGCTGACGGTGCGCTCGCGCTACGGGCTGCCTGCGTCGGTGCGCCTGCTCGACGCCGCATCGCTCGGCCTGCCGGAGCTGCCGAGCCTGCCGCTGATCCTGTTGCGGCGCGCGTCGTCGGCGACGCCGACGGTCGACCAGCTCGCGCGGATCGTCACGCAGGCGGTGCGCGACGCGACGAATGCGCCGCTGGCTGCGCTCGCGGCCTGA
- a CDS encoding MFS transporter, protein MDTSLTLSRCAPARGPAHRWRVLAAGVAANMSFSAAAAGIPTTAVWMRTAYHLDNGALGLVLGALGFGVALSELPWGIAADRFGDRRVLLTGLVATAAMLALMACAIVPTPHATPPLARVVAMMGCVGLLGGSVNGSSGRAVMRWFGERERGLAMSIRQTAVPLGGGVGAALLPWLASRAGFAAVYGALMLLCAAAATLTWRWLREPPAHAAAAAAPGSGAAPHPAAPQPGAARSAPPLANLAVWRIVIGIGALCAPQFAVLTFATVFLHDFGRLDLAAISATMVALQLGAMAMRVWSGRYTDRHGNRRAYLRGSVLVAAAAFALLAAAVAGSPRVPFAAIVAILVFAGICVSAWHGVAYTELATLAGANHAGTALGMANTIVYLGLFATPLAIPPLLAASSWSVVWLAAALCAAATWPLFPRQQH, encoded by the coding sequence ATGGACACCTCGCTTACCCTTTCCCGCTGCGCGCCCGCGCGCGGCCCCGCCCATCGCTGGCGCGTGCTGGCGGCCGGCGTCGCCGCGAACATGAGCTTTTCCGCGGCCGCCGCCGGCATTCCGACCACCGCCGTGTGGATGCGCACGGCCTATCACCTCGACAACGGCGCGCTCGGTCTCGTACTCGGCGCGCTCGGCTTCGGCGTCGCGCTGTCCGAGCTGCCGTGGGGAATTGCCGCCGACCGCTTCGGCGACCGCCGCGTGCTGCTGACCGGGCTCGTCGCGACCGCCGCGATGCTCGCGCTGATGGCCTGTGCGATCGTGCCGACCCCGCACGCGACACCGCCGCTCGCGCGCGTGGTCGCGATGATGGGCTGCGTCGGGCTGCTCGGCGGCAGCGTCAACGGGTCGAGCGGGCGGGCGGTGATGCGCTGGTTCGGCGAGCGCGAACGCGGACTCGCGATGAGCATCCGCCAGACGGCCGTGCCGCTCGGCGGCGGTGTCGGCGCGGCGCTGCTGCCGTGGCTCGCGTCGCGTGCGGGCTTCGCCGCGGTCTATGGTGCGCTGATGCTGCTGTGTGCCGCCGCGGCGACGCTGACCTGGCGCTGGTTGCGCGAGCCGCCCGCCCACGCGGCCGCAGCCGCCGCGCCCGGCAGCGGCGCCGCTCCGCATCCCGCCGCACCGCAACCGGGGGCCGCGCGCAGCGCGCCGCCGCTCGCGAATCTCGCCGTCTGGCGGATCGTGATCGGCATCGGCGCCCTCTGCGCGCCGCAGTTCGCGGTGCTGACGTTCGCGACGGTGTTCCTGCACGATTTCGGCCGGCTCGACCTTGCCGCGATCAGCGCGACGATGGTCGCACTGCAACTCGGCGCGATGGCCATGCGCGTGTGGAGCGGCCGCTACACCGACCGGCACGGCAACCGGCGCGCCTACCTGCGCGGATCGGTGCTCGTCGCGGCCGCCGCGTTCGCGTTGCTCGCGGCGGCGGTAGCCGGCAGCCCGCGCGTGCCGTTCGCCGCGATCGTCGCGATCCTCGTGTTCGCAGGCATCTGCGTGTCGGCGTGGCATGGCGTCGCCTATACGGAACTGGCGACGCTCGCGGGCGCGAACCACGCAGGCACCGCGCTCGGAATGGCCAACACGATCGTCTATCTCGGGCTGTTCGCGACACCGCTGGCGATTCCGCCACTGCTGGCCGCCAGTTCGTGGAGCGTCGTGTGGCTCGCGGCCGCCCTGTGCGCGGCCGCGACCTGGCCGCTGTTTCCGCGGCAGCAGCACTAG
- a CDS encoding TonB-dependent receptor: MSRRIQSSPTPPRRGTASVAFAMMTCATAPAGAEAADPRRATHLSPIFVHGDRDAGSRVDRSGSAKYATPLLDVPQTITVVPRELLDEQQALSLRDALSNVAGITFNAGEGGGGSGDMVNIRGFNVNANLQLDGLRDSAQNNRSDLFNVEAVEVIKGPNSVFGGAGTTGGSVNLISKTPKADAFAEAGAALGTSGRRRATLDLNRPLPGLGDHTAFRLNAMAHVNDVPGRDDIRKRRWGVAPTLAFGLGTPTRVTLGYFHQYDNNLPDYGLPALNGQVLGGVSRDRYFGWRNLDRERITSNVLTVKAEHDVSPRVKLQNLSRYAHLHRDTVVSASHANLKGMPPGRYKPAGPQGYGRDSSTAMWANQTNVTSEFGTFGLGHTLVTGFEISRETYGRTTYSYGLAKSWPAEGYALTAPPGWWHGPVRRQDTARNDTALTVKALYAFDTISFGRYWDVDVGLRHDWIDGRSASTPAGKPTERADSSDRHLSTRTGLVFKPTDNGRVYVAYGTSFNPSAEFLVTTGSGVSAATGGLSPEKSESIELGTKWEGLAGLALNGALFQTRKNNARERMADGSYALAGRQRVRGIEFGAAGKVTPNWDVFANYTYLASVTLESPSSPRRVGQMLGNTPRHAFNLWTTYRLPAGWTLGYGSHFVGRRNVTAEGDGMLGAYWVHNLMARHDVNRRLRLQLNVDNVFDRAYVERVRQQLGNASRSSAVEFGDGRSATLTAVYQF; encoded by the coding sequence ATGAGTCGCCGTATCCAGTCGAGCCCGACGCCGCCGCGTCGCGGCACCGCTTCCGTCGCGTTCGCGATGATGACCTGTGCGACCGCGCCGGCCGGTGCGGAGGCGGCCGACCCGCGCCGCGCGACGCATCTGAGCCCGATCTTCGTGCACGGCGATCGCGATGCCGGCTCGCGCGTCGACCGGTCGGGGTCGGCGAAATATGCGACGCCGCTGCTCGACGTGCCGCAGACGATCACCGTCGTGCCGCGCGAACTGCTCGACGAGCAGCAGGCGCTGAGCCTGCGCGACGCGCTGTCGAACGTCGCGGGCATCACGTTCAACGCCGGCGAGGGCGGCGGCGGCTCGGGCGACATGGTGAACATCCGCGGCTTCAACGTGAACGCGAACCTGCAGCTCGACGGCTTGCGCGACAGCGCGCAGAACAACCGCAGCGACCTGTTCAACGTCGAGGCCGTCGAGGTGATCAAGGGGCCGAACTCGGTGTTCGGCGGCGCGGGCACGACAGGCGGCTCGGTGAACCTGATCAGCAAGACGCCGAAAGCCGACGCGTTCGCCGAGGCCGGCGCCGCGCTCGGCACGTCCGGCCGCCGGCGTGCGACGCTCGACCTGAACCGGCCGCTGCCCGGCCTCGGCGACCATACCGCGTTCCGGCTCAACGCGATGGCGCACGTCAACGACGTGCCGGGCCGCGACGACATCCGCAAGCGGCGCTGGGGCGTCGCGCCGACGCTCGCATTCGGCCTCGGCACGCCGACGCGCGTCACGCTCGGCTACTTCCACCAGTACGACAACAACCTGCCCGATTACGGGCTGCCCGCGCTCAACGGCCAGGTGCTGGGCGGCGTGTCGCGCGACCGCTACTTCGGCTGGCGCAACCTCGACCGCGAACGGATCACGTCGAACGTCCTGACCGTGAAGGCCGAGCACGACGTGTCGCCGCGCGTGAAGCTGCAGAACCTGAGCCGTTATGCGCACCTGCATCGCGACACGGTGGTTTCCGCGTCGCACGCGAACCTGAAGGGGATGCCGCCCGGGCGCTACAAGCCGGCCGGCCCGCAGGGCTACGGCCGCGATTCGTCGACGGCGATGTGGGCCAACCAGACCAACGTCACGAGCGAATTCGGCACGTTCGGGCTCGGCCATACGCTGGTCACCGGGTTCGAGATTTCTCGGGAAACCTACGGGCGCACGACCTATTCGTACGGGCTTGCGAAGTCGTGGCCGGCGGAGGGCTATGCGCTGACCGCGCCGCCCGGCTGGTGGCACGGCCCCGTGCGCCGACAGGACACCGCGCGCAACGACACGGCACTCACCGTGAAGGCGCTCTACGCGTTCGACACGATCTCGTTCGGCCGATACTGGGATGTCGACGTCGGGCTGCGGCACGACTGGATCGACGGCCGTTCGGCGAGCACGCCGGCCGGCAAGCCGACCGAGCGCGCCGATTCATCGGATCGCCACCTCAGCACGCGCACCGGGCTCGTGTTCAAGCCGACCGACAACGGCCGCGTGTATGTCGCATACGGCACGTCGTTCAATCCGTCGGCCGAGTTCCTGGTGACGACCGGCTCCGGCGTGAGCGCGGCGACGGGCGGGCTGTCGCCGGAGAAGAGCGAGAGCATCGAGCTCGGCACGAAGTGGGAAGGGCTCGCGGGTCTCGCGCTGAACGGCGCGCTGTTCCAGACCCGGAAGAACAACGCACGCGAGCGGATGGCCGACGGCAGCTACGCGCTCGCGGGGCGGCAGCGCGTGCGCGGCATCGAGTTCGGCGCGGCCGGCAAGGTGACGCCGAACTGGGACGTGTTCGCGAACTACACGTATCTGGCGAGCGTCACGCTGGAGTCGCCGTCGTCGCCGCGTCGGGTCGGGCAGATGCTCGGCAACACGCCGCGGCACGCATTCAATCTGTGGACGACCTACCGGCTGCCGGCCGGCTGGACGCTCGGCTACGGTTCGCATTTCGTCGGCCGCCGCAACGTGACGGCCGAAGGCGACGGGATGCTCGGCGCGTACTGGGTGCACAACCTGATGGCGCGCCATGACGTGAATCGCCGGTTGCGCCTGCAGTTGAACGTCGACAACGTGTTCGACCGCGCGTATGTCGAGCGCGTGCGGCAGCAGCTCGGCAACGCGTCGCGGTCGTCGGCGGTCGAATTCGGCGACGGCCGCTCGGCGACGCTGACGGCGGTGTACCAGTTCTGA
- a CDS encoding glutathione S-transferase family protein: MNAYLLYLSPGACSLAAHIALEETGAPFDTEIVSVAQQQNLGARYLAINPKARVPALAIPGEPRVLTETPAILTYLARRHPDAQLLPLDDPLREARCHEWLAWLVGWVHGVGYGALWRPGRFAGDAALHGAISAHGRGVIDAANASIEALLADGRAWAEPGGHSIVDPFLLVLYRWGVAIGLDMTRHRAWSAHAAREMQRPAAQRALAREAV; encoded by the coding sequence ATGAACGCCTATCTCCTCTATCTTTCGCCGGGCGCGTGTTCGCTCGCCGCCCACATCGCGCTCGAGGAAACCGGTGCGCCGTTCGACACCGAGATCGTCTCCGTCGCGCAGCAGCAGAATCTCGGCGCGCGCTATCTCGCGATCAACCCGAAGGCGCGCGTGCCTGCGCTCGCGATTCCGGGCGAGCCGCGCGTGCTGACCGAAACGCCGGCGATCCTCACCTATCTCGCGCGCCGCCACCCCGATGCGCAGCTGCTGCCGCTCGACGATCCGCTGCGCGAGGCGCGCTGCCACGAATGGCTTGCGTGGCTGGTCGGCTGGGTGCACGGCGTCGGTTACGGCGCGTTGTGGCGGCCCGGCCGCTTCGCCGGCGATGCCGCGCTGCACGGCGCGATCAGCGCGCACGGGCGCGGCGTGATCGACGCGGCGAATGCGTCGATCGAAGCCTTGCTGGCCGACGGGCGCGCATGGGCCGAGCCGGGCGGTCATTCGATCGTCGATCCGTTTCTGCTCGTGCTGTATCGCTGGGGCGTCGCGATCGGGCTCGACATGACGCGGCATCGGGCATGGAGCGCGCATGCGGCGCGCGAAATGCAGCGGCCCGCCGCGCAGCGCGCGCTCGCGCGCGAGGCGGTCTGA
- a CDS encoding LysR substrate-binding domain-containing protein — MKRIHLPPLQTLRAFESAVRLQSFTRAADALALTQGAVSQHIRALEAQLGYPLFTRERNGATPTHAAHALALQVRLGLSVLERAFEPTRAARGRPRAHDVTLNVSVLPSVAERWLAPRLPRFAAAHPHIAIVLHPDATLAPLRKRDRIDVALRYGPGTWPGVVAEKLMNETIFPVASPAYRNRDGIAPRTPADLARATLLRHPAQPWEPWFQAARLDLAESARAPRFTDANALIDAALKGRGVALARRSLILPELAAGTLVRVSTVRVTDVYAHYVVWRPDHPHEAAIRTWLDWLRSEVRRRTPRR; from the coding sequence ATGAAACGCATCCACCTTCCTCCGCTCCAGACGCTGCGAGCCTTCGAGAGCGCCGTCCGGCTGCAGAGCTTCACGCGCGCGGCCGATGCGCTGGCGCTCACGCAAGGCGCCGTGAGCCAGCATATCCGCGCGCTCGAGGCGCAGCTCGGCTATCCGCTGTTCACGCGCGAGCGCAACGGCGCGACGCCGACACACGCGGCCCATGCCCTCGCGCTGCAGGTCCGGCTCGGGCTCAGCGTGCTCGAACGCGCGTTCGAACCGACTCGCGCCGCACGCGGCCGGCCGCGCGCGCACGACGTCACGCTGAACGTCAGCGTGCTGCCGAGCGTCGCCGAGCGCTGGCTCGCGCCGCGCCTGCCGCGCTTCGCGGCCGCGCATCCGCACATCGCGATCGTGCTGCATCCGGACGCCACGCTCGCGCCGCTGCGCAAGCGCGACCGCATCGATGTCGCGCTGCGCTACGGCCCCGGCACGTGGCCGGGCGTCGTCGCCGAGAAGCTGATGAACGAGACGATCTTCCCGGTCGCCAGCCCTGCCTATCGCAATCGCGACGGCATCGCGCCGCGCACGCCGGCCGATCTCGCGCGCGCGACGCTGCTGCGTCATCCGGCGCAGCCCTGGGAGCCGTGGTTCCAGGCCGCCCGCCTCGATCTCGCCGAATCGGCGCGCGCGCCGCGCTTCACCGATGCGAACGCGCTGATCGATGCGGCGCTGAAAGGGCGCGGCGTCGCGCTCGCGCGCCGCTCGCTGATCCTCCCCGAGCTGGCGGCCGGCACGCTGGTGCGCGTGTCGACGGTGCGCGTGACCGACGTCTATGCGCACTACGTCGTGTGGCGGCCGGACCATCCGCACGAAGCGGCGATCCGCACGTGGCTCGACTGGCTGCGCAGCGAAGTGCGGCGCAGGACGCCGCGACGGTGA